In Rhodococcus qingshengii JCM 15477, the sequence GCGTCTTCGTTTTCACAAAGCCGAAGCGATAATTCGCGTTCATGACAGCAGAAACAAGAACTGAATTCTAGGTTGCAACCGTTCAGCGAATTACCAGTCCGATGACGTCTTCGACGTTCCGCTGGGCCTCTGCGAATCCGATCCGGCCACTGGTCCACAGCGCAAGGGCCGTCAGCATCGTGCCGCCTATTGCCACGGCCGCAACCCTCGCCGTCTCGGCCGGGACGCCGTCCATCAACTCGAACAGCATTCTCCGATGTGCCGCTGCGCGCAGATCCAACGACTCGATCACGAACTGATCCGAGGACGAATGGAGTTCGATCTCCAACCGAGCGAAGTGGGGCCTACGCTCGAATGCCTTCATCTCGCGGCGATGAAGTGCCAGAACCCGCTCGTACGCGTTGTTCTCGCCACCGTCTGCCCGCAACTTCTCAGGACGACGGACCGATTCGAGACCGCTCCACGCCGTCATCGCCGCAGCCAGAAGTTGCTGTTTGGTCGGAAAGTAGCGATACAGCGTTCCGAGTGCGACGCCTGAACGCTCCGAGACGTCTTTCATCTGGATTCGATCCGACGGCATCTCGGCCAGCATCTCGACCACCGCCGTGGTCAGTCGTCCTCTCCGCTCGAGTTGCCCCACCGACATGAGGTCGACGTCCAAGGGAAACTCGTCGCTGCGCGCAGTCACGCGCGTCACGATAGTTCAGAATCCTGACCGCAGTGCCGGGTTGCGAAGTTTCATCGTAACCCCGAGATCTAATACACGAATTAATCAACTGCAGATCGCGCTAGGGTTAGTCCATGACTGACCGGACAACCGATGACCAGCCAACCGTCGGCGCGCTGAACTTCTGGTCGTTCATCGAACTGGCCAACAAGCGACTGGCCACCGAACACGGCTTTCGCGACCAGCTGGCCACCGAGGTACTACTGACACTCAATCGGGCTTCCAACGTGGTCACCTACGATCTCGAGTCGTCGATCCACCGCCCTCGCGGCTGGTCATGGTCCTCCTTCAGGCTGTTGTTCGTCACCTGGCTGGCCGGTCCGATCGAGCCGAAGGCTGCCGCCGAGCTCACCGGCATGAGTAGGGCAGCGGTCTCCAATCTGTCCAAGTCGCTGCTGGCAGACGGATTGATCGATCGTCGGCCCACCGAGAACGACGGCCGTTCCGTCCAGCTGTACCTGACCGACAAGGGCCGAGAAGCCATGGTCGAAGCCTTTCGCGAGCAGAACGAACGCGAACACGCCTGGGTAAGCGTCCTGAGCGAGGCCGAACAGCGAATTCTTGTCATGCTCCTGGACAAACTGATCACCAACCGCAGCCAGTTCGACGTACGCGGACGTAACTGACATAGACCCCAACCCCCTTGGAGGGTTGCGCTCATCACATCATTTTAGTTAATCTGTTTACTATCTGGTGGAGGTGAGCCAGGCAGAACAGCACAGAAGGAGCCCCGTCATGGCGTTCTATCGACAACTCGGCAACATCCCACCGAAGCGTCACACCCAACACCGTGACGAGTCCGGCAACCTCTACTTCGAAGAACTGATGGGAGAGGAAGGTTTCTCCTCGGATTCTTCGTTGCTGTACCACCGCGAGATCCCGTCGGCCATCGTCGACGCAACGGTCTGGGAACTGCGCGATCAGAGCACAACCCCCAACCATCCCCTCAAACCGCGCCATCTGAAACTCCACACGCTGTTTCCCGAAAGCACCTGGAACGAGACCGACGTGGTAACCGGCCGTCGTCTCATCCTCGGAAATGCCGACGTGCGATTGTCCTACGTCGTTGCGGCAGCGCCATCTCCCCTGTATCGCAACGCAATCGGCGACGAGATGGTCTACATCGAATCTGGCGAGGCGACCGTCGAGACCGTCTTCGGTGCACTCGAGGCCAGTGAAGGTGACTACGTCCTGATCCCGATGTCCACAACGCATCGATGGATCCCCAAGGGTGACAAGCCACTTCGTGCCTACGCCATCGAGGCGAACAGTCACATCGTCCCGCCCAAGCGCTATCTTTCCCGCTTCGGCCAGCTGCTCGAGAACGCACCGTTCTGTGAACGAGACCTGCACGGACCGATCGCGCCCATGATCGCCGAAGGAACCGACGTCGAGGTACTGGTCAAGCACCGAACGTCGGCGGGCATCGTCGGCACCCGAATGGTTTATCCCACGCACCCTTTCGATGTCGTCGGCTGGGACGGCTGCCTGTACCCGTACACCTTCAACATCTCCGACTACGAGCCGATCACGGGCCGTGTTCACCAACCGCCGCCGGCGCACCAGGCGTTCGAGGGGAACAACTTCGTGATCTGCAACTTCGTTCCGCGCAAGGTCGACTACCACCCCCTGTCGATCCCGGTGCCGTACTACCACTCGAACGTCGACTCGGACGAGATCATGTTCTACTGCGGCGGTGACTACGAGGCACGCAAGGGTTCCGGCATCGGACAGGGTTCGATATCGATTCATCCCGGCGGCCACGCCCACGGCCCACAACCCGGCGCCTACGAGCGGAGCATCGGCGCCGAGTTCTTCGACGAGCTGGCCGTGATGGTCGATACGTTCCGGCCCCTCGAATTGGGTGAGGGAGCCCTTGCCTGCGAGGACGAAGCGTACGCCTGGAGTTGGGCAGGGCGGGGGCCTAGGCAATGACGATCATCTCCCCACTCCTGCGCGGCCTGTGCGACGACGCAGCACTTTTCCCACCCGGCAATGCTTCTCTCGCCGAAGCAATTCCGGCCCACGCCGCCTACCTGCAGGCGGACTACGACGCACTGGTCGGGCCTTTCGTTTTTCCCGCGCCTCGACTGAGCGAACTGGCTGCGTACGTTTCAGCGGACAGCCCGGTGACGCTGAGTCTGACCGTGCCGGCCGGCCCATCCGATACGGCGGCCGCACTCTCGAACGCGCTCGCCATCCCTGGTGTTCACGTCGCCGCCGTCGAGGTGGGAATTCCTGACGGGTTGGACGCCGATGCGGCCTTCGAGGAACTCTCTCGTGTCCATGCCGCTCATCCCGACGTCGACATTTTTGTCGAGGTGCCTCGAGGTGATCGGCGCGCGGGCTATCTCACAGCTCTCGAAACTGCCGGGCATTCCGCAAAGTTTCGCACCGGCGGGATTGTCGCCGAGGCGTACCCGAACGAGGAAGAGCTCGCCGATGCGGTGATATCCGTTGTCCGAGCGAATATCCCGTTCAAGGCGACTGCGGGACTGCACCACGGTGTGCGCAACACCGATCCGGAAACAGGCTTCGAGCAACACGGCTTCCTCAACATCATGGTGGCCGTCGACGCGGCGAGGCGGGGCGCCGATCGTTCGGAAATTGTTGCTGCACTGTCTCAGCGCGATGGAAAATCGATCGCGCAAGCCCTGGCCGACCTCACCGAGGACGAGGCCGGCGAGGTGCGTCGCCGATTCCTCTCGTTCGGTACCTGCAGCATCTCGGACCCTCTGACCGAGCTGGAAGGCCTCGGGTTGATCGTCCGCTCCGACAAAACCGAAGGAACTCTCGTATGACTGTCACGACCATCGACATTCCCGCCGACT encodes:
- a CDS encoding homogentisate 1,2-dioxygenase, producing the protein MAFYRQLGNIPPKRHTQHRDESGNLYFEELMGEEGFSSDSSLLYHREIPSAIVDATVWELRDQSTTPNHPLKPRHLKLHTLFPESTWNETDVVTGRRLILGNADVRLSYVVAAAPSPLYRNAIGDEMVYIESGEATVETVFGALEASEGDYVLIPMSTTHRWIPKGDKPLRAYAIEANSHIVPPKRYLSRFGQLLENAPFCERDLHGPIAPMIAEGTDVEVLVKHRTSAGIVGTRMVYPTHPFDVVGWDGCLYPYTFNISDYEPITGRVHQPPPAHQAFEGNNFVICNFVPRKVDYHPLSIPVPYYHSNVDSDEIMFYCGGDYEARKGSGIGQGSISIHPGGHAHGPQPGAYERSIGAEFFDELAVMVDTFRPLELGEGALACEDEAYAWSWAGRGPRQ
- a CDS encoding MarR family winged helix-turn-helix transcriptional regulator; the encoded protein is MTDRTTDDQPTVGALNFWSFIELANKRLATEHGFRDQLATEVLLTLNRASNVVTYDLESSIHRPRGWSWSSFRLLFVTWLAGPIEPKAAAELTGMSRAAVSNLSKSLLADGLIDRRPTENDGRSVQLYLTDKGREAMVEAFREQNEREHAWVSVLSEAEQRILVMLLDKLITNRSQFDVRGRN
- a CDS encoding TetR/AcrR family transcriptional regulator is translated as MTRVTARSDEFPLDVDLMSVGQLERRGRLTTAVVEMLAEMPSDRIQMKDVSERSGVALGTLYRYFPTKQQLLAAAMTAWSGLESVRRPEKLRADGGENNAYERVLALHRREMKAFERRPHFARLEIELHSSSDQFVIESLDLRAAAHRRMLFELMDGVPAETARVAAVAIGGTMLTALALWTSGRIGFAEAQRNVEDVIGLVIR